A genomic window from Lactobacillus sp. ESL0677 includes:
- a CDS encoding accessory Sec system protein Asp3: protein MKYIYMYGAKVHFEDEDLLYSNAIVSPGRSLISWHNDNIASDIILPELPNNVDYQFKIFSQEKPDNSLALALTTFNGKEQFDYKIFTTKEAKFSLESKETGYQFDLISLGNSQLRFHHLLLARAPIIDDYTFTVKDICAVRTILVHYNRAQNTNKLHVRVRTHTSTIQTISFAPAEDHLFIFIPVQVNGQGQFTEQQLVALAAYIEGFRASGKVLQIENNQSTAALVKAIRQYISKK, encoded by the coding sequence ATGAAATATATTTATATGTATGGTGCTAAAGTTCATTTTGAAGATGAAGATTTGTTATACAGCAATGCGATTGTTTCTCCAGGTAGATCATTAATTTCATGGCATAATGATAATATCGCGTCAGATATTATTTTGCCAGAATTGCCAAATAATGTTGACTATCAATTCAAAATATTTAGTCAGGAAAAGCCAGATAACTCTCTGGCATTAGCATTAACAACTTTTAATGGTAAAGAGCAATTTGATTATAAAATTTTTACAACTAAAGAAGCAAAATTTAGTTTGGAGTCCAAAGAAACAGGGTATCAGTTTGATTTAATAAGTTTGGGCAATTCGCAGCTGCGGTTTCATCATTTATTGCTTGCAAGGGCACCAATTATTGATGACTATACTTTTACGGTTAAAGATATTTGTGCTGTTCGCACAATCTTGGTGCATTATAATCGCGCCCAAAATACCAATAAATTGCATGTCCGGGTTAGGACGCATACTTCAACTATACAGACGATTAGTTTCGCACCAGCAGAAGATCACTTGTTCATTTTTATTCCTGTGCAGGTTAATGGTCAGGGGCAATTTACCGAGCAGCAGTTGGTGGCACTAGCGGCTTATATTGAAGGCTTTAGAGCTAGTGGCAAAGTTTTGCAGATTGAGAATAATCAGTCAACGGCAGCATTAGTTAAGGCAATCAGACAGTATATTAGTAAAAAATAA
- a CDS encoding glycosyltransferase, translating to MDFFVNQAMGMGNSGIEHSEFYRAKRFEEAGIPYRFIFLAEVPELHKAMAKWRLKNENVINMWEYFVLGDDYLKHGLTETFPAKKVRVLSDATNTMRMNEFYTDSGLHIVHHFVKEKNKQKPESKILMVRAYQTQIFSTKTGELKVSYETINNAHEEGRLQNIHLYSERGEHLYFANIVRLYRYFFEQLDRFFGGKSNFYIDRGDWADEALMHEPIPDAKIIYLIHADHLADRNDPAKPFWNNYYEYLLDHIKHVDRIVVSTEQQRQDLLIDFPDEADKIWAIPVGGISDKPKKIKDRKPDGLKLITASRLAKEKHVDIAEKAVIELHNEGKNVSFDIYGVGEEKKHLEEIVKENHAESYVHVRGLSQHLELVYPRHDAFVSTSFSEGFGLTYIEALNAALPVVTFNARFGATQLIRDGENGFIEDFKRDDEKYDVAQIKKGITRLLNADYLKLRRNTQVGIDKYRNSAIAKEWEKLVNGLRTN from the coding sequence ATGGATTTTTTTGTTAACCAAGCGATGGGGATGGGTAACTCAGGAATTGAGCACTCTGAGTTTTACCGTGCCAAACGATTCGAAGAAGCAGGTATTCCTTACCGCTTCATCTTTTTAGCAGAAGTGCCAGAATTGCATAAGGCAATGGCCAAGTGGCGTCTCAAGAATGAGAATGTCATCAATATGTGGGAGTACTTTGTCTTGGGGGATGACTATTTAAAACATGGTCTAACTGAAACTTTCCCTGCTAAGAAAGTGCGTGTCTTGTCTGATGCTACTAATACGATGCGGATGAACGAATTTTATACTGATTCTGGTTTGCACATTGTGCATCACTTTGTTAAAGAGAAGAACAAGCAAAAGCCTGAAAGTAAGATCTTGATGGTACGTGCATACCAAACACAAATCTTCAGTACCAAGACCGGTGAATTGAAGGTTTCTTATGAAACAATCAATAACGCTCATGAAGAGGGACGCTTGCAAAATATTCACCTATATTCAGAGCGTGGGGAACATCTCTACTTTGCCAATATTGTGCGCTTATACCGTTACTTTTTTGAACAATTGGATCGCTTCTTTGGCGGCAAGAGTAATTTCTATATCGACCGTGGTGATTGGGCTGACGAAGCATTGATGCATGAGCCGATTCCTGATGCTAAGATTATTTACTTAATCCATGCCGACCACTTAGCTGATCGTAATGATCCTGCTAAGCCGTTTTGGAACAATTATTATGAGTACCTACTTGACCATATTAAACATGTTGACCGTATCGTTGTCTCGACTGAGCAACAACGCCAAGATTTGTTAATTGATTTTCCTGATGAAGCTGACAAAATCTGGGCGATTCCGGTTGGGGGCATTAGTGATAAGCCGAAGAAGATTAAAGACCGCAAGCCTGATGGCTTGAAATTAATTACCGCATCGCGATTAGCCAAGGAAAAGCATGTTGATATTGCCGAAAAAGCTGTCATTGAATTACATAATGAGGGTAAGAATGTCAGTTTTGATATTTATGGTGTTGGTGAAGAAAAGAAGCACCTTGAGGAGATTGTAAAGGAAAACCATGCTGAAAGTTATGTTCATGTACGGGGCTTATCACAGCATTTGGAGCTGGTATATCCGCGTCATGATGCGTTTGTTTCAACTTCATTTTCCGAAGGTTTTGGTTTGACGTATATCGAAGCATTAAACGCGGCTTTACCAGTTGTGACGTTTAATGCGCGCTTTGGGGCAACACAATTGATTCGTGATGGTGAAAATGGCTTCATTGAAGACTTTAAGCGTGACGATGAAAAGTATGATGTCGCGCAAATTAAAAAAGGAATCACACGGTTACTCAATGCCGATTATTTAAAACTGCGTCGTAATACGCAAGTTGGAATTGATAAATATCGTAATAGTGCAATTGCAAAAGAGTGGGAGAAGTTAGTCAATGGATTACGAACTAATTAA